The following are encoded together in the Pirellulales bacterium genome:
- a CDS encoding phosphoribosylformylglycinamidine synthase subunit PurQ, whose product MQPKILILRAPGTNCDGETAYAFQRAGGQAEIQHVRRALENPRLLNEYQVLCIPGGFSYGDDLSSGRIFGVQLQHHLADALQQFKAAGKLILGVCNGFQILSKCGLLASDDPAHGPAVTLAWNASRKFEDRWVNLAADKSKCVFLAGISQMYLPVAHGEGRFFARNETVLAELIRRGQLPLRYAPQPSSTQNDSGPAITDQPVAYPDNPNGAQANVAGMCDETGHVLGLMPHPERHIDFTQHPRWTRGEAAEVGDGLRLFQNAVQFFR is encoded by the coding sequence ATGCAACCGAAAATTTTGATCCTGCGAGCCCCGGGCACTAATTGCGATGGCGAAACCGCTTACGCCTTCCAGCGTGCCGGCGGACAAGCGGAAATTCAGCATGTGCGCCGGGCGCTGGAAAATCCGCGGCTGCTCAACGAGTATCAAGTGCTGTGCATTCCCGGCGGCTTCAGCTATGGCGACGATCTGTCCTCCGGCCGCATCTTCGGCGTGCAATTGCAGCATCACCTAGCCGATGCGCTGCAGCAATTTAAGGCGGCGGGAAAATTAATTCTGGGAGTTTGCAACGGCTTTCAAATACTGTCCAAATGCGGCTTGTTGGCCTCGGATGATCCGGCTCATGGTCCGGCCGTCACGCTTGCCTGGAACGCATCCAGAAAGTTTGAAGACCGCTGGGTAAACCTGGCCGCCGATAAAAGCAAGTGCGTTTTTCTAGCCGGCATTTCCCAAATGTACCTGCCGGTAGCACATGGCGAGGGGCGGTTTTTCGCCCGCAATGAAACCGTGCTGGCCGAACTAATCCGGCGTGGGCAATTACCGCTGAGATACGCGCCCCAACCAAGCTCAACGCAAAACGATTCTGGCCCAGCAATCACCGATCAGCCGGTAGCGTATCCCGATAATCCCAATGGAGCGCAAGCAAACGTGGCCGGCATGTGTGATGAAACGGGCCACGTCTTGGGGTTAATGCCGCATCCGGAGCGGCACATTGATTTCACGCAGCATCCTCGTTGGACACGGGGCGAGGCAGCCGAAGTGGGCGATGGCTTAAGGCTGTTTCAAAACGCCGTCCAATTCTTCCGTTGA